Proteins encoded together in one Carassius auratus strain Wakin unplaced genomic scaffold, ASM336829v1 scaf_tig00215906, whole genome shotgun sequence window:
- the LOC113096291 gene encoding fucolectin-like, with the protein MRKGLGSSLTEERRSPVGVLMPVFSHELHHLIQTFGLAAVYGGKVLSENLALKGTAVQSSTFSTWWASNAIDGIRYAPGPASTCSHTDNELSPWWRLDLLDSYHIYNVTITNRVDCCPERTTGEEIRIGNSLENNGNNNPRCGVTSSLPAGSSVSFSCGGMEGRYVNMYLPNIQALALCEVEVYGTVKKQVIRMQVKAAENVE; encoded by the exons ATGAGAAAGGGACTGGGTTCGAGTCTCACAGAGGAAAGACGGTCTCCTGTCGGGGTCCTGATGCCAGTATTCAGTCATGAGCTGCACCATCTCATCCAGACCTTTGGTCTCGCAGCGGTCTATGGAGGCAAAGTCCTTTCAG agaatttggcattaAAAGGAACAGCTGTACAGTCGTCCACATTTTCCACCTGGTGGGCTTCTAATGCCATCGACGGCATCAGATACGCTCCAGGTCCAGCCTCAACCTGCTCACACACAGATAACGAGCTCAGCCCGTGGTGGAGGCTGGACCTGCTGGATTCTTATCACATTTACAACGTGACCATCACCAACAGAGTCGACTGCTGTCCAGAGCGAACGACTGGAGAAGAGATCCGCATCGGAAACTCTCTGGAAAACAACGGCAACAACAATCCCAG atGTGGTGTCACTTCATCTCTCCCAGCAGGCAGTTCTGTCAGTTTCTCTTGTGGAGGAATGGAAGGTCGTTATGTGAACATGTACCTCCCTAACATCCAGGCTCTTGCGCTGTGTGAGGTGGAGGTTTATGGAACAG TCAAGAAGCAGGTGATCCGAATGCAGGTGAAAGCTGCTGAGAATGTGGAATAA